DNA sequence from the Prolixibacter sp. SD074 genome:
AATACCTCGACAATGTTCCCCCGGAGTATCATGCCGGGCAGGAAGTGCAGCTTATGATTCACAGCAAGACGGACATCGGTTACAAAACCATTGTAAACAACATGCACTGGGGAATGCTGTACCAAAACGAAGTGTTTCGCCCGTTGAAAAGCGGAGAGCAACTTCCGGGCTATATCAAACAGGTGCGTGAAGACGAAAAGCTTGATGTAAGCCTTCAGAAACCCGGCATTGAAAGTGCCATGGACCTCTCCGACAGAATTCTGTCTATGCTAAAAGAGCAAGGTGGTTTTTTGGCTGTTACCGATAAAAGCTCGCCGGAAACAATCTATTCCTTCTTCGGCGAAAGCAAGAAAAACTATAAAAGGGCGGTTGGGATGCTGTATAAAAAGCGAATCATCACCATGGAGCCCGATGGTATCCGCCTGAATGAGGAGTAAATAAAATATCGCCGCCGTTCTGAACAGCATTCCGGTTATTGGGGTAACTTTATCCCGACAATACTGAATCCGCTACGCGAAAATCGCCCGGATCGTAAGCAGTGCTCCCGGCTGTATAAAATAGTTCTGAAGGGTTTAAAACAGAAACTCCTTAAAAACTATTCCCTTAAGACATACCCCGTTTTTCTATATTTCATTTTAACCCTTTCTGTTTGGCTGTTCGGACGATTATCGGCTAATATTCATTACATAAAATAAACAGCCATGGCGAATTCAACCAGCAAGTTTGCGATAATTGGAATGGGGCAATTCGGGCATGCGCTTGTCAGGAACCTTACTCAGCGCGGCGCCGAAGTTTTGGCTATCGATATCAATGAGCAACTGATCGATGATATAGCAGGGGAAGTTGCCTACGCCGTAGCCCTGGATGCCACCGATCCGAAGGCGCTTACTTCTCAAAATATTAGCGATTACGATGCCGTTGTGATAGCTATCGGTGCCAATTTCGAGCAACTGACACTGTGTGCTGTCACCCTGTTGGAGTTAGATATCAAGCGGATCATTGCCCGGGCAACCGGTCCGGTTCAACAAACGATTCTCGAAAAAATCGGTATCCGCGAGGTGCTCATTCCCGAAAGTGAAGTAGCGACCATTGTCACCGAAAAGCTGTTGAATCCGAGTATTGTTTCCTACCTCGAATTACCCGACGATTACCGCATCGTCCAGATGAAACCGCCCGAAGTAGCCATTGGGCGTTCTATTGGGGAGCTGGACCTGCGTGACCGCTATAATCTCAGCCTGATAACCATTACCAAAGAGCTGGAAGTAATTAAAAACGGCCGGGTCATACTGGAAGAACACATCAATATCCCCAATTCGTCTACCGAAATCGGGGAAGATGATTTTATGCTCATCTTCGGGCAGCAAGAGGATATTGAACGCTTTCTGGAAATTAACGAATAAAAAGCTGTCCGGCGGAAGTCATCACCTGAAGTAAAAGTGCATGAAGCCCATTTTTTCAAAACAACAACTTGAAAATATCAATACTTTCCGGTACAACATCCGGAGGGTAATCAATAGCATTATGCCGGTAGCCCGGATACTGGTTTCGCTGGCAGCTATGGGAAGTATCATTTACTACTATGGTTTTCCACAAACCAGCGATAAAATCTTTTCATCGGTTTTCCATGCTGTTTCCTCCTTCAACAATGCCGGCTTTTCTCTCTTCACCGATAATCTGAATGAGCAGGGCGTTCGGAATGCATACGGCCTGCAACTGATGGTTGCCGCACTGGTGATTACCGGAGGTCTTGGTTTCATTGCCTTGCAGGATATTCAGAAAAAAATGACTTTCCGGAAAAAGAAAAACATGCCACACCATCCACTGCAGGTCAACACACGATTAGTTCTCTGGGTAAGTGGCATCTTACTTTTTATCGGGACAGTTGTTTTCTATGTACTTGAAAAAGACACTGTGCTGAAAGGAAAATCACTTGGACATGCCCTCATCACCTCCTTTTTCAATCGGTAACCGCACGCACGTCCGGCTTTAACACTGTCGATTTCGGATATGTTGGCTTGCCCATGCTCACCATATTCATGTTCCTGATGTATGTCGGGGCTTCACCCGGTTCCAACGGTGGCGGAGTCAAAACCACAACGTTCGCCGTCATTATAAAATCAGCCATCGACACGCTCAGAGGTAAGAAAAATGTGGAATTTTTCCGCCGGACCATATCATTCAATAATATTAACAAAGCCTACTCGCTGGTGCTGTTTTCAATATCACTGATTTTTTTATCGGCCTTTTTGCTCAGCATTTTTGAACCCAAAACCGATTTTGTCAGATTGCTTTTTGAAGAGATATCAGCCTTTGCCACTGTGGGACTTTCCACCGGCATTACGGCCGGCTTATCCGTTACCGGGAAAATCATCATCATCGTTTCGATGTTGGTAAGGCGCGTTGGCCCGTTGACGTTGGCGCTTGCACTCAGTAAAAAGGCCATGTATACCCGCTACCGGTATGGCCGTACCAATGTGATGATTGGGTGATACAAAATCAATTCTTCGATTTAATAAAAACTGTCATAAGTCATAAATGTGGCATTTAGCCAGCATTTGATTATCTTTGTAAAATAAATGTCCAGCCGGATATCCTGTGGTAGATTTATTTACCGGGAACGACCGGAATGATGACAGAAATATCGTTTTTATTCGAGACCGCAATACTACATATCATAAGAAGGCTACGAACGCTTTTCCTAACTCTGTTCAAATACCTCACACAAAACAGGGTGCGTTCGAAAGTAATCCTTTTATGCGTTTTGAATACCGACAAACTCAATCCCCGCTTTCAATCATTCTGTTCATACTTCCTGCGTTATTCGCCGTCTGCAGTCTGTCCTCCCGGGCAATTGGCCCCATAATTTGTCTGTTGCCATTTCTTTGACGGCAATCAATTATGGTTCAATAAACTATGTTTAACAAAAACAAATTGTATGATTGAAACTGAAATTTTTAAATCAGATCACAAACCGAATCCGGAACAGAAAGAAGCAATTGCTGACTTCCTCTTTACACATCTCGAAAACTACGGAGACCCGAAGCCTGATATTCTCAAGGCATTGGACTACTCACTGAAAGAGGGACAATCATTCGGCGGTTTTACGCTCGTCTCCAAAGATAAGGATCAAATCACCGGGGCAGTCGTGATTAACCGAACCGGCATGAAAGATTATATCCCCGAAAATATTCTCGTTTACATTGCCACACATCACGATATGAGAGGACAGGGAATTGGTAAAGCCCTCATGCAAAAAGCTATTGATGAAGCCGAAGGGGATATCGCATTACACGTTGAACCAGACAACCCCGCCAAATTCCTTTACGAGAAATTTGGTTTTACTAACAAATACCTTGAAATGCGCTATAAACAAAACCGCAAATAAAAATGGCTTTTCTGGCTCTAAACACAGATAAATTAAAAGAGAATTACCAATACCTCGATGCCCTCTTCAAGGAGCATCATATCGAATGGGCTGTGGTTTCCAAGGTTCTTTGTGGCCATAAATCATACCTGGAAGAGGTCATCAACCTGGGCATAA
Encoded proteins:
- a CDS encoding S1 RNA-binding domain-containing protein, which gives rise to MNKLGTFQALEVMRLVDFGAYLDGEELGDILLPKRYMPEGCKPGDFLEVFIYLDSEDRIIATTEEPLATAGDFAQLKVVSVNQVGAFLDWGLPKDLLVPFSEQKSKMEEGHWYTVYVYVDDESRRMVATTKLDKYLDNVPPEYHAGQEVQLMIHSKTDIGYKTIVNNMHWGMLYQNEVFRPLKSGEQLPGYIKQVREDEKLDVSLQKPGIESAMDLSDRILSMLKEQGGFLAVTDKSSPETIYSFFGESKKNYKRAVGMLYKKRIITMEPDGIRLNEE
- a CDS encoding TrkA family potassium uptake protein, encoding MANSTSKFAIIGMGQFGHALVRNLTQRGAEVLAIDINEQLIDDIAGEVAYAVALDATDPKALTSQNISDYDAVVIAIGANFEQLTLCAVTLLELDIKRIIARATGPVQQTILEKIGIREVLIPESEVATIVTEKLLNPSIVSYLELPDDYRIVQMKPPEVAIGRSIGELDLRDRYNLSLITITKELEVIKNGRVILEEHINIPNSSTEIGEDDFMLIFGQQEDIERFLEINE
- a CDS encoding potassium transporter TrkG — protein: MKPIFSKQQLENINTFRYNIRRVINSIMPVARILVSLAAMGSIIYYYGFPQTSDKIFSSVFHAVSSFNNAGFSLFTDNLNEQGVRNAYGLQLMVAALVITGGLGFIALQDIQKKMTFRKKKNMPHHPLQVNTRLVLWVSGILLFIGTVVFYVLEKDTVLKGKSLGHALITSFFNR
- a CDS encoding potassium transporter TrkG, coding for MTWTCPHHLLFQSVTARTSGFNTVDFGYVGLPMLTIFMFLMYVGASPGSNGGGVKTTTFAVIIKSAIDTLRGKKNVEFFRRTISFNNINKAYSLVLFSISLIFLSAFLLSIFEPKTDFVRLLFEEISAFATVGLSTGITAGLSVTGKIIIIVSMLVRRVGPLTLALALSKKAMYTRYRYGRTNVMIG
- a CDS encoding GNAT family N-acetyltransferase produces the protein MIETEIFKSDHKPNPEQKEAIADFLFTHLENYGDPKPDILKALDYSLKEGQSFGGFTLVSKDKDQITGAVVINRTGMKDYIPENILVYIATHHDMRGQGIGKALMQKAIDEAEGDIALHVEPDNPAKFLYEKFGFTNKYLEMRYKQNRK